TAAAAAGTTTAGTAATTACATTGTATTTACGATTGACGAAAATCGCCAAGTGCAGCATTCTAAGTTGAGTAATCCAACGGAAATCATCTGCATTTCTTGTTATCAAGGTGAGTCCATACACTAAAGCAGTTCCGGCAATAATTGCATCACCTAAAGTCATTCGTTTCTTTTGTCTCAGAATTACTGCTTGGTTTAATACATCTTGAGATATTGGTAGAACCTGAGCAACTTGAAAGAATTCCTCAAAATACTGACGTTGTTGCTCTGTAAGTGAATGGTAGCCTAACACTTCTAGGTAACTGAGTGCAGATACCGCAGGTACATACTCAGCAATTAATTCTCTTAGTTTGACGTGTTTTGGTTGAGCAGAATAGATAATAATATTGCTATCGAGTAGCACGTTTTATCGTCCCGGAAGTGAACGGTCTTTACAGGTTTCTTGCTGCCACACAACTGGATCAACATCAGTCATCGCTTGACTTGCAGCAAGATTTTCTAATACTTGAGCCATTCTCCGTCCACGAATCTTGTTATCTAAAACTGGTTCCTTTTCTAGGACAGTAACTTGGACTTGGATCAGTTGCTCTCCAAATTCAGGTACTTGATCAATCCACTCTAGACGACTTCCCTTCAACCAAGCCCTGAATGTTCTTAGCATTGTAAGAGCAAATTAATAACTAACTGCAAATGTACCTCATCATAACTTGGCGACGCCTCTACAGCAGATTACGCTTAAGCATTCCACTGAAGCAAGATATTTCGTTGCCAAATTAGAGAGCGCGATCGCTTTCTTGTAAAAAAACGCATCTCAAAGCCAAAGAACCCAGGATAA
This region of Nostoc sp. UHCC 0302 genomic DNA includes:
- a CDS encoding type II toxin-antitoxin system VapC family toxin, whose product is MLLDSNIIIYSAQPKHVKLRELIAEYVPAVSALSYLEVLGYHSLTEQQRQYFEEFFQVAQVLPISQDVLNQAVILRQKKRMTLGDAIIAGTALVYGLTLITRNADDFRWITQLRMLHLAIFVNRKYNVITKLFKVI